TTGAGGTCATAAGCCTCCTTTTCATCGGCCTTCACCGCCAGCGAAAACGTGCCGGCATTGAAGCAATCGGAAAACGCCTTCCCGTCCAAGCCAGAGGACTGTGCGGCGTCAAACACGGGCTTCGGGTCAAACTGCTTTGCCGAATGGTCGTGCTCCGAATCCGGTTTCGGCGGCTGGCTGAACAAGGCCTGCATGAACTCCCATCTTTTGCCCTGCGCCTCCGCGCACTTTCCCGCCCCGGCATAGCGGTCGGAAAACTCGTGGATCGGGAAATCCTTGTACGAAAAGCTCACTTTGCCCGTGTCAACGAATTTTTTCTTGAATTCCAGAAAAGTTTCGTTGAAAAACTTTTTCGTGAAAAAGCACTGCAAATCGCCGAACTCGACAATCTTTACCTTTGCATCAGGATTCTGCTGCACTGCCGCCACGGCTGAAACCGGCTGCTGTGCCGGAACGACCACAGCCCCGGAAACAACCGCTGCCTGGCCGGATGGCGTGGACTGCCCGCCGGCAATCGGGGGCACGGGAGATGCGGAAATGCCCTTGGCCTGTCCCGGCAGTGTTCCGCCGCGGCAGTTTACCTGTTTGGAAGGTTCAGAGCCGGTGGCAATGGCAAGGTTCGCTGCAGACGTGGATGGGGCAGAGCCGTTGGAACTGGCTATGTGCCCGATGCTTTGCGAATTTTGCACACCGGCACTGCCGACAGGCAGTATGCCGGCAACCGACAGGACAGACGCCAGAAGCAAAACAACCGCCAAGGAAAACAAGGACATCACGACAACTTTTTTCAAAACAATTTCCCCGACTTTTTTCAAAACAATCCCCCC
The sequence above is drawn from the Candidatus Diapherotrites archaeon genome and encodes:
- a CDS encoding DsbA family protein; the protein is MKKVGEIVLKKVVVMSLFSLAVVLLLASVLSVAGILPVGSAGVQNSQSIGHIASSNGSAPSTSAANLAIATGSEPSKQVNCRGGTLPGQAKGISASPVPPIAGGQSTPSGQAAVVSGAVVVPAQQPVSAVAAVQQNPDAKVKIVEFGDLQCFFTKKFFNETFLEFKKKFVDTGKVSFSYKDFPIHEFSDRYAGAGKCAEAQGKRWEFMQALFSQPPKPDSEHDHSAKQFDPKPVFDAAQSSGLDGKAFSDCFNAGTFSLAVKADEKEAYDLNLNATPTFFINGEKVVGAKTLAEFEAVVQSKLSGESN